In Electrophorus electricus isolate fEleEle1 chromosome 18, fEleEle1.pri, whole genome shotgun sequence, one genomic interval encodes:
- the angptl2b gene encoding angiopoietin-related protein 2b isoform X2, with translation MELPVLLLALLLLVCGLFPTLESSVAAQEFDSSDEDPEPGFISASHLHRARRSPEVAPPDKCSYTFIVPQQKVTGAICVNSREPEALLENRVNKQELELLNTELHKQKRQIETLQQLVEVDGGIVNEVKLLRKESRNMNSRVTQLYMQLLHEIIRKRDNSLELSQLENKILNQTSEMLQLTNRYKDLEHKYQHLASLANNQSAIIALLETQCQRGHPVMVPRAPAQPQPQPQPQPRPSPPISKPYHPPTFNRNSQITNEIQSDQNLKVPPPPLPTMPSGTHSPSPTNIPSGPWKDCLQALEDGNTNSGMYLVKPDNTNKLMQVWCDQRQDPGGWMVIQRRMDGSVNFFRNWETYKQGFGNIDGEYWLGLENIYWLTNQGNYKLLVTLEDWAGRKTFAEYASFRLDPEADFYKLRVGRYHGNAGDSLTWHNGKQFTTLDRDHDAYTGNCAHYQKGGWWYNACAHSNLNGVWYRGGHYRSRYQDGVYWAEFRGGAYSLKKVVMMIRPNPNTFH, from the exons ATGGAGCTCCCCGTGCTGCTCTTGGCACTCCTGCTCCTGGTATGTGGACTCTTCCCTACACTGGAAAGCAGCGTGGCAGCACAAGAGTTCGACAGCAGCGATGAGGATCCTGAGCCAGGGTTCATCTCGGCCTCGCACCTGCACCGGGCCCGCCGCTCGCCTGAAGTGGCCCCCCCAGACAAGTGCTCCTACACCTTTATCGTGCCACAGCAGAAGGTCACAGGGGCCATCTGTGTCAACTCGAGGGAGCCAGAGGCCTTGCTGGAGAACCGGGTGAACAAGCAGGAGCTGGAGCTCCTCAACACCGAGCTCCACAAGCAGAAGCGGCAGATCGAGACCCTACAGCAGCTTGTGGAGGTCGATGGCGGCATCGTCAACGAGGTGAAGCTGTTGCGCAAAGAGTCGCGCAACATGAACTCCCGTGTGACGCAGCTCTATATGCAGCTGTTGCATGAGATCATCCGCAAGCGCGACAACTCGCTGGAGCTGTCTCAGCTAGAGAACAAGATCCTCAACCAGACCTCCGAAATGCTGCAGCTCACAAACCGCTACAAGGACCTGGAGCATAAGTACCAGCATTTGGCCTCGCTGGCCAACAACCAGTCAGCCATTATTGCTCTGCTGGAGACGCAGTGTCAGAGGGGACACCCAGTGATGGTGCCCCGAGCACCGGCCCAACCCCAACCACAGCCACAACCTCAGCCCAGGCCCTCTCCACCCATCAGCAAGCCATACCATCCACCTACCTTCAACCGCAACAGTCAGATAACCAACGAAATTCAGAGTGACCAGAACCTCAAAGTGCCGCCGCCTCCATTACCCACAATGCCAAGTGGCACGCACAGCCCTTCCCCAACCAACATCCCTTCAG GCCCATGGAAGGACTGTCTCCAGGCCCTGGAAGATGGCAACACTAACAGCGGCATGTACCTGGTGAAACCTGACAACACCAACAAGCTGATGCAGGTGTGGTGTGACCAGAGACAGGACCCTGGTGGATGGATGGTCATCCAGAGACGCATGGATGGTTCAGTCAACTTCttcaggaactgggagacttaCAAG CAAGGATTCGGGAATATAGATGGGGAGTACTGGCTTGGCTTGGAGAACATTTACTGGTTGACCAACCAGGGCAACTACAAACTGCTGGTGACCCTGGAGGACTGGGCTGGACGCAAAACATTCGCTGAGTATGCTAGTTTCAGACTAGATCCAGAGGCTGACTTCTACAAGCTCAGGGTGGGCCGTTATCATGGCAACGCAGGCGACTCCCTCACGTGGCACAATGGCAAGCAGTTCACTACGCTGGACAGAGATCATGACGCATACACAG GTAACTGTGCCCACTACCAGAAGGGAGGTTGGTGGTACAATGCATGTGCCCACTCAAACCTCAATGGTGTGTGGTATCGTGGAGGACACTATCGAAGTCGCTACCAGGATGGAGTGTACTGGGCAGAGTTCAGAGGAGGAGCCTACTCTCTAAAGAAAGTGGTGATGATGATCCGGCCCAACCCCAACACCTTTCACTGA
- the angptl2b gene encoding angiopoietin-related protein 2b isoform X1, with amino-acid sequence MLCTFCCSSSGLAQACAGVTMELPVLLLALLLLVCGLFPTLESSVAAQEFDSSDEDPEPGFISASHLHRARRSPEVAPPDKCSYTFIVPQQKVTGAICVNSREPEALLENRVNKQELELLNTELHKQKRQIETLQQLVEVDGGIVNEVKLLRKESRNMNSRVTQLYMQLLHEIIRKRDNSLELSQLENKILNQTSEMLQLTNRYKDLEHKYQHLASLANNQSAIIALLETQCQRGHPVMVPRAPAQPQPQPQPQPRPSPPISKPYHPPTFNRNSQITNEIQSDQNLKVPPPPLPTMPSGTHSPSPTNIPSGPWKDCLQALEDGNTNSGMYLVKPDNTNKLMQVWCDQRQDPGGWMVIQRRMDGSVNFFRNWETYKQGFGNIDGEYWLGLENIYWLTNQGNYKLLVTLEDWAGRKTFAEYASFRLDPEADFYKLRVGRYHGNAGDSLTWHNGKQFTTLDRDHDAYTGNCAHYQKGGWWYNACAHSNLNGVWYRGGHYRSRYQDGVYWAEFRGGAYSLKKVVMMIRPNPNTFH; translated from the exons ATGCTCTGCACATTCTGCTGCTCAAG CTCAGGGCTCGCTCAGGCGTGCGCGGGCGTTACCATGGAGCTCCCCGTGCTGCTCTTGGCACTCCTGCTCCTGGTATGTGGACTCTTCCCTACACTGGAAAGCAGCGTGGCAGCACAAGAGTTCGACAGCAGCGATGAGGATCCTGAGCCAGGGTTCATCTCGGCCTCGCACCTGCACCGGGCCCGCCGCTCGCCTGAAGTGGCCCCCCCAGACAAGTGCTCCTACACCTTTATCGTGCCACAGCAGAAGGTCACAGGGGCCATCTGTGTCAACTCGAGGGAGCCAGAGGCCTTGCTGGAGAACCGGGTGAACAAGCAGGAGCTGGAGCTCCTCAACACCGAGCTCCACAAGCAGAAGCGGCAGATCGAGACCCTACAGCAGCTTGTGGAGGTCGATGGCGGCATCGTCAACGAGGTGAAGCTGTTGCGCAAAGAGTCGCGCAACATGAACTCCCGTGTGACGCAGCTCTATATGCAGCTGTTGCATGAGATCATCCGCAAGCGCGACAACTCGCTGGAGCTGTCTCAGCTAGAGAACAAGATCCTCAACCAGACCTCCGAAATGCTGCAGCTCACAAACCGCTACAAGGACCTGGAGCATAAGTACCAGCATTTGGCCTCGCTGGCCAACAACCAGTCAGCCATTATTGCTCTGCTGGAGACGCAGTGTCAGAGGGGACACCCAGTGATGGTGCCCCGAGCACCGGCCCAACCCCAACCACAGCCACAACCTCAGCCCAGGCCCTCTCCACCCATCAGCAAGCCATACCATCCACCTACCTTCAACCGCAACAGTCAGATAACCAACGAAATTCAGAGTGACCAGAACCTCAAAGTGCCGCCGCCTCCATTACCCACAATGCCAAGTGGCACGCACAGCCCTTCCCCAACCAACATCCCTTCAG GCCCATGGAAGGACTGTCTCCAGGCCCTGGAAGATGGCAACACTAACAGCGGCATGTACCTGGTGAAACCTGACAACACCAACAAGCTGATGCAGGTGTGGTGTGACCAGAGACAGGACCCTGGTGGATGGATGGTCATCCAGAGACGCATGGATGGTTCAGTCAACTTCttcaggaactgggagacttaCAAG CAAGGATTCGGGAATATAGATGGGGAGTACTGGCTTGGCTTGGAGAACATTTACTGGTTGACCAACCAGGGCAACTACAAACTGCTGGTGACCCTGGAGGACTGGGCTGGACGCAAAACATTCGCTGAGTATGCTAGTTTCAGACTAGATCCAGAGGCTGACTTCTACAAGCTCAGGGTGGGCCGTTATCATGGCAACGCAGGCGACTCCCTCACGTGGCACAATGGCAAGCAGTTCACTACGCTGGACAGAGATCATGACGCATACACAG GTAACTGTGCCCACTACCAGAAGGGAGGTTGGTGGTACAATGCATGTGCCCACTCAAACCTCAATGGTGTGTGGTATCGTGGAGGACACTATCGAAGTCGCTACCAGGATGGAGTGTACTGGGCAGAGTTCAGAGGAGGAGCCTACTCTCTAAAGAAAGTGGTGATGATGATCCGGCCCAACCCCAACACCTTTCACTGA